One Nostoc sp. UHCC 0302 DNA window includes the following coding sequences:
- a CDS encoding DUF29 family protein, producing MEELLEIRQLLEQGKVHEALLLVDELEEMSLSDKINKIDSYGVILLIHLIKQKAERRSTRSWEISIENAVREINKTNKRRKSGGFYLNEAELKNILQQGYEIALKRAALEAFEGRYETEELAAMVNQPETLAEALKLIQE from the coding sequence ATGGAAGAACTACTAGAAATTAGGCAACTTCTAGAACAAGGTAAAGTCCATGAGGCGCTGCTATTGGTGGATGAGTTGGAAGAAATGAGCCTCAGTGACAAAATCAATAAAATTGATAGTTATGGTGTGATTCTGCTCATCCATTTGATTAAACAGAAGGCCGAAAGACGTTCTACTCGTTCTTGGGAAATTTCTATAGAAAATGCGGTGCGTGAAATTAATAAAACTAACAAGCGTCGCAAATCCGGTGGTTTTTACCTGAATGAGGCAGAATTAAAGAATATTCTGCAACAAGGATATGAAATTGCCCTCAAAAGAGCGGCGCTAGAAGCTTTTGAGGGACGCTATGAAACTGAAGAATTAGCAGCGATGGTCAATCAGCCAGAAACTTTAGCTGAGGCACTGAAACTGATTCAGGAATAG